The Silene latifolia isolate original U9 population chromosome 4, ASM4854445v1, whole genome shotgun sequence region ATACTGTGTAAATTTAGATAAGGATCCCCAATCCAAGCACTCCCTTCATATATATCAGTGAAGAAACTGTGGTTATCTGTGTGTGTAAATGCGGTATATGCCACCGGTGAAATGGAAACATACCTCTGACAATCTGACTAGCCTTTGGGATGGTCCGGGTTACCTATGATTTTTGTCAGAGTTCTTATGATGTTATTTTTGATAGGCTTGTTTGGATTGGGGTAATTGTATGGAGTATTGGAAGGGAAAACGTAGGGAATTTAGTGATGATGGGGATAGAAGAAAAAGATGACGTAGGGAATTTAGTATTGGAAGGGAAAACGTATCTTCCTCATTTAACCTCCCTAGCATAATGCATTACCCCCCATATAGGAGTGTAACAGTTTCTCTACACCCTTCATCATCTCTTTATTTTCCCTTCACCGGCCTCActtctctccttttttttttcctcaaGTCATGTTTTCTGTTACACCTTAACAAATACTCCCTATTCAAATAAGCGCTTACCCTTTTTTTGGATAGCGGAATTTGAAGGGAAATGGAAATAGAAAGAAGGAGGAGGGGGGAGGGGGATTTTGAGGGAGACGATTTCCTTTGTTCGATTGGCACAGTGGGTGGGGGACTGGGGGTGTAGGATTTGGAGTGGAGGGAAAATATGGTTTGTTCTGTTTTGCGTATATGTGGTATATGATGTGTGTGAAAGTGAAGCTTGCTACTTACAATTTGACTTAACTTCCTGGAAACCTATTGCAGTGGCATTTAAGTCCAGAGAAGACCATAGAAAGCAGCTGGAATTGGAGGAAGCTCGTAAAGCTGGGCTTGCGCCAGCCGAGGTCGATGAAGATGGAAAGGAAATTAATCCTCACATTCCACAGTATATGTCTTCTGCTCCGTGGTACCTTAATTCAGATAAACCTGTAAGTTATAACCCATTAGCAGACTTCTTTTTTATGTGTGATTTGATTATGTGACATGTAAAGCTGAGAACTTACAAGTTTTTATCTTCTGTTCCATTCAGAGTTTGAAACATCAAAGGAAATGGAAATCTGATCCTAATTATACCAAGTCGTGGTATAATAGAGGCGAAAAGGGCTTTCAGGCAACTAAGTATCGGAAGGGTGCCTGTGCCAAGTAAGTTTTGCTTATTTTCTACTCCTGCCCGCACTAGTTTCGTGTGTGTACTTTGATTTTGTTGTTCTGTAGTCTTTTAAAGCTGTTAAAATTGCTATTGTTGGTAACACAAGTGTAAGTTCTGCCTATCCTTATTTTAGGCCTTGTTTAGATACCAAGGTAGGAAGGAAAGGGAAAGGAAGAGGAGGGGGAATGGGGAGTGtatgtttggatacaatttccctccaaatctttcctatGGTGGATGGATTTTCATTTGCCTCAGAGGAGGGAAGATGGAGTCCCTTCAAATTCCCCCTCCCCTCCACTTCCCTCCACCTTTATTTGTTACCCAaataagggattttaaatcccttaCTCTCCCTCCCattcctttccctccaaatccctccatCCAAGCACACCCTTAGAGTTGTAATTCTGACAAGTGAGTACTGTGGACAAAATCATTTTCCTTTATAGGACTGCCCTTAGTTAGACCTGTATGATTATTCTACTTAATGCTGTACCTTCCAGTAAGTTTAAAGCCCAAAATACTTGGGCTTAGATtccctaagggtgtgtttggatagcaaaagtggagggaaagggaggggagggagaaggagggaagagaaagggatggaagggaaggggagggagaatggaggaggtcattttccctccaaattttgcctttgttggagaggaaataatttggcttggaggggggaagtggagggattcattttccctcccctcaaaatccctccacctccattttgctaaccaaacaaaggatttatcatcccttcctttccctcccctcTTTTTCCCTCCAAATTCTCCTATCCAAACAGACCCTAAATCTATGGTAGGACAGTTGATGATGTTGTTAAGTACAGTCAAATCATCCTATTCTATGTTCTGTTGTGTCTGGTACCATTAGTCTACTACCACTAGTATACTAGTATTAAAACTTAGTTTAGTGGATCTTATTTCCTCGGTGATGATTTTAGTATTTTTTCATCCATCTAATTTCTCCAATGGATCCGCACTTCTGCAGTTGTGGTGCCATGACTCATGATGTAAAATCGTGCATGGATAGACCTCGGAAACTGGGAGCAAAATTCACCGGGAAACACATTGCTGCTGATGAAATAATAGAGGAGTTTGAACTAAATTTTGATGGAAAGCGTGATAGATGGAATGGTTTTGATCCCGCAAGTTATGCTTATGTTGTTCATCGACACGAGGCTAAGGAGGAAGCAAGGAGAAAGTATCTCAAGGAACAACAACTGAAAAAGCTGGAAGAAAAGAACAAGACAGTTGAGGAGGTTGAGGCCTTGGTTGCtattgatgaagaagaagaagatgatgatgacgacttgAAAGTTGATGAGGCAAAGGTTGATGAGAGCAAGCAGATGGATTTTGCAAAAGTTGAGAAGCGTGTGCGTACAACTGGTGGAGGAAGTACTGGAACCGTGAGGTGAGTTATCTCTCTTGAAAGTATCTCGGTTGGTCTTACAATGTAAGGCCATCAACTTTTTGGGCTCTATGCAAATGACCTAGCTCTGCCAGAGGCAACTCGAGTGCTTATCAGAATCATTTGCCTCGCTCCCTGATTTCTGTAACTTACAAAACTTATCACTGTACTATGCAATGTCGTGTATATTAAGGGTCGTGATTGGTATTCATAGATAAGTAGATGTCTACAGTTTTTGGAGTAATGTTGGGCGCTTCAGTTACACACACTTAAAATGTCATCGTCGTTTGAATGTTTGATGCATTGGCTTGTTACTCGTTAATAAGTAGATGTGCCCAAGAAGCTGAAAGAAGAAACAATAATAGAAATTTATTCGCTCAAACTGTTGTTGTAGCTCGCTTGGTGGTTTGTTTGTTATGTAGTTTGCTGATGGCACATGTTTAAGCAGTGAAAGAAGGATGAATAGTAGAGATGCATTGGCTAAGCCAGGAACTCATAAAGATGTTGGTCGTGCAAACTGCAAAACAGTCATTTCATGATATGTCAAAAGGAGAATTTTGCTTGATTTTGTAGACTTTTCGGTGTACCCTTCATAGAGTCAGTTGATTTGGTGAAGGAATAAGGAGATTTCATTGCTTCCTAGTCTTCATTTTGTGTTCTTCATTGGCGTCGCCTTTGCTTGTGGCCTTGTGGGCTTAGTTTCTAATAAAATTTAGATTGAAAAGTTACTCTGTCTTTCAAAGTAATGCTACATCTTGTTCTTAACTTGGCCTGTCTGTAAAATTTTTAGGAACTTGCGTATTCGGGAGGATACAGCAAAGTATCTTTTAAATCTTGACGTCAATTCTGCCTACTATGACCCTAAAACACGGTCAATGCGTGAAGATCCTCTTCCAGATGCTGATCCCAATGAGAAGTTTTACGCAGTAAGTTAATACGTTAAATTTAGCTGCTTGCATGATTAAGTTGTCTTTACATCTGTCTTCTGATAACATACTTCTCTATTTAGGGTGATAATCAAAACAGGCTCAGTGGTCAAGCTTTGGAGTTCAAGCAGTTGAACTTACATGCTTGGGAGGCATTTGACAAGGGCCAAGATGTTCACATGCAAGCAGCTCCATCTCAAGCTGAGTTATGTTACAAGAATTTTAAGGTTGCTAAAGAGCAGTTGAAGTCCCGTGTCAAGGATACTATAGAGGAGAAATATGGTAATGCTGCAACGGAGGAGGAGATTCCACGGGAGCTCCTGCTTGGTCAAAGTGAGAATCAAGTTGAATACGATCGCGCTGGACGTATAATCAAGGGCCAGGTAATTTCTGTCAACTACTCTCTGATTATTTACATTTTCCATTTTGAGTGATCTGATCAGCAGTTCACTTTTTCATTTTGGTTGATCTGATCAGTAGTTTACGTTTCAATTCTAGACATGTTTTGTCACTTTAGTCCGAGGGAAAGTGAGACGTCGTAGTCGAATTTCATGGGCTTACATAAAATACAATTCAAAGCAAACTTAAACTATTTAATTCATCTTAGCTGTAGCAGATTGGGATATAAAACATTTTTGGTGACTTACTGTACATTTGACTTGTATGCAATTGATAGGAAATGGAACTTCCGAAGAGTAAATACGAAGAAGATGTTTACGCAAATAATCACACAAGTGTTTGGGGGTCATGGTGGAAAGACTTCCAGTGGGGATACAAATGCTGCAAGCAGACAATTCGAAACAGCTATTGTACTGGTGCTGCTGGTATAGAGGCTGCTGAAGCATCAGCTGATTTGATGAAGGCAAATATTGCACGTAAAGAAGCCTCTGAAGGTGTGTTTCTTTGATCTGTTTCAGTGGTTGATCCACTTTGTTCACTGTCGACATGATCATTGTCGGTCAAGTGATCTCAACTTTGACATTAATTTCTGAAACAGTTGGTATTTTCCATCTTTGTTCATTGAAACTACTCGTATTGTTTCCATATCAAGATTTGAACAATGCTGCATTTAGTGTGCATTATGAGAAAATATCAATCAAAGCCCAGATCGTTTGGCTTCTAAAGTAAGAATCGGGACAATATAATGGAACGGAGGCAGTATCCTCTCTCATAATTGCTTACTGCTTCTTATTTTGTGTATGGCAACAGATAAACCAGTAGTTGCTGAGGAAAGAAGGCTTGCCACTTGGGGAACTGACGTGCCTGATGATTTGGTTCTCAACGACAAGAAACTGGCTGAAGCTCTTAAGAAGGTAACGACCTCCTAAGTATAAATTATGATACACAAAAAGAGACAAGTCGTACATGTGAGATCAACCCATTAACCATATAATTTGATTAGGAATGTTCTCATCCGTTTCTGTATATTAATCTGCTTGTGTAGGAGGATAAAAGGAAGAGAGAAGAGACAGATGAAAGGAAGAGGAAGTTTAATGTGAAATACGATGATGGCGTGACGCCAGAAGAGATGGAAGCATATAGAATGAAGAGGGTGCATCATGAAGATCCAATGAAGGATTTCCTGTGAGGTCTCCTTTTTAAGTGAATCTGTGCTTACTGCTAAATAGTTAAAAACGGaaattttctttgacgatttcttttGATTTATTTTCCTTGATAATGTCGTTAAAGAGGAACTGGATTGTCGAATTCCTTCCGTTCATGTGTTTACCATACTAGAATACGATGTAAAAGCTTATGTATTAAGAAAGTTTGTATGTTTGACACGATAGAACAAGGTTTTCCGTGGTTAATCTATTTTTATCATTCCTTTCGCTTCAAAAAGAAATGAATTGTTTTGGGTAAAACGAAAAGAATCTCGAGGTATTAAACTATCAAATCATCAGG contains the following coding sequences:
- the LOC141652496 gene encoding pre-mRNA-splicing factor SLU7-A-like, whose translation is MATASMAFKSREDHRKQLELEEARKAGLAPAEVDEDGKEINPHIPQYMSSAPWYLNSDKPSLKHQRKWKSDPNYTKSWYNRGEKGFQATKYRKGACANCGAMTHDVKSCMDRPRKLGAKFTGKHIAADEIIEEFELNFDGKRDRWNGFDPASYAYVVHRHEAKEEARRKYLKEQQLKKLEEKNKTVEEVEALVAIDEEEEDDDDDLKVDEAKVDESKQMDFAKVEKRVRTTGGGSTGTVRNLRIREDTAKYLLNLDVNSAYYDPKTRSMREDPLPDADPNEKFYAGDNQNRLSGQALEFKQLNLHAWEAFDKGQDVHMQAAPSQAELCYKNFKVAKEQLKSRVKDTIEEKYGNAATEEEIPRELLLGQSENQVEYDRAGRIIKGQEMELPKSKYEEDVYANNHTSVWGSWWKDFQWGYKCCKQTIRNSYCTGAAGIEAAEASADLMKANIARKEASEDKPVVAEERRLATWGTDVPDDLVLNDKKLAEALKKEDKRKREETDERKRKFNVKYDDGVTPEEMEAYRMKRVHHEDPMKDFL